The Candidatus Omnitrophota bacterium genome has a segment encoding these proteins:
- a CDS encoding protein arginine kinase → MIIDDFLRQDSEWLRGTGPNQEIVMSSRTRLARNIGKLSFSHWADKRQLMEILELSEEAVRSNPFLKSALFLRLKDLSEIDRLFLVERHLMSPEHAKDVEYKALVIDPKEVVSIMVNEEDHLRIQVLKSGLDLKDAWRVIDEIDTELSKSLHFAYSPRWGYLTACPTNVGTGLRGTVMLHLPALVFTGQINKVLQATAKLGLNIRGLYGEGTEASGNIFQVSNQSSMGMSEEELIDNIDRIISQIISREDLTRKNILMKNKEELSDRVWRAYGTLKNAHIISSEETIALLSAIRLGVDLGIVKNLNRKMLNELFIMTQPAHLQKLEGKVLTSHERDVKRAELIREKLK, encoded by the coding sequence ATGATCATAGATGATTTTCTGCGCCAGGACAGCGAATGGCTGAGGGGCACCGGCCCGAACCAGGAGATAGTGATGTCTTCCAGGACGCGCCTGGCCAGGAATATAGGGAAACTATCCTTTTCGCACTGGGCCGACAAGAGGCAGCTCATGGAGATCCTGGAGCTGTCTGAAGAGGCGGTCAGGTCGAACCCCTTTCTCAAGAGCGCGCTCTTCCTGCGGCTCAAGGACCTTAGCGAGATAGACAGGTTATTCCTGGTGGAGCGCCACCTGATGAGCCCGGAACACGCCAAAGATGTCGAGTATAAGGCGCTCGTCATAGACCCCAAAGAGGTCGTCAGCATCATGGTGAACGAAGAGGACCACCTCAGGATACAGGTATTGAAATCCGGACTGGACCTCAAGGATGCGTGGCGTGTCATAGATGAGATCGACACGGAGCTCAGCAAGAGCCTCCATTTTGCCTACTCCCCGAGATGGGGATACCTGACGGCCTGCCCGACCAACGTCGGGACCGGATTGCGCGGCACCGTGATGCTCCACCTGCCGGCGCTCGTCTTCACCGGGCAGATAAACAAGGTGCTGCAGGCGACGGCGAAACTGGGTCTCAATATCAGGGGGCTTTACGGAGAGGGGACGGAAGCGAGCGGCAACATATTCCAGGTCTCTAACCAGTCCTCCATGGGGATGTCGGAGGAGGAGCTCATAGACAATATCGACAGGATAATAAGCCAGATAATATCCCGCGAAGACCTCACCAGGAAGAATATCCTGATGAAGAACAAAGAAGAGCTCTCCGACAGGGTGTGGAGGGCGTACGGCACGCTGAAGAACGCCCATATAATATCGAGCGAGGAGACGATAGCGCTCCTCTCCGCGATACGCCTCGGGGTAGATCTCGGTATCGTAAAGAACCTGAACAGGAAGATGCTGAACGAACTTTTTATAATGACCCAGCCGGCGCACCTGCAGAAGCTGGAAGGCAAGGTCCTGACGTCCCACGAGCGTGACGTGAAACGCGCCGAGTTGATCAGAGAGAAATTAAAATAA
- a CDS encoding UvrB/UvrC motif-containing protein has protein sequence MLCDVCGKKEATVHLTEIVNEKVTKLHLCEECAREKGTEMEEHFGLNDLLAGLSDLGAVTEPEVVESIKCPSCGFTYQDFRRVGRLGCSECYDAFKKQLAPLLKRIHGTDRHAGKVPLTAGKTVHDTRNIQELRMKMEKAIQAEDFEEAARLRDKIREFEKKTKNGQNTK, from the coding sequence ATGCTATGTGACGTCTGCGGCAAGAAAGAGGCAACGGTACATCTCACGGAGATCGTGAACGAGAAGGTGACCAAGCTCCACCTGTGTGAGGAATGCGCCCGGGAGAAGGGCACCGAGATGGAAGAGCATTTCGGCCTGAACGACCTCCTCGCAGGGCTTTCCGACCTTGGCGCTGTCACAGAACCCGAAGTGGTCGAATCGATAAAGTGCCCCAGCTGCGGTTTTACATACCAGGATTTCAGGAGGGTCGGACGTCTGGGCTGCAGCGAGTGTTACGACGCGTTCAAGAAACAGCTAGCCCCGCTCCTGAAAAGGATACACGGCACCGACAGGCACGCGGGCAAAGTGCCGCTCACCGCCGGGAAGACGGTCCATGACACCAGGAACATCCAGGAACTGCGGATGAAGATGGAGAAGGCGATACAGGCAGAGGACTTTGAGGAGGCGGCCCGCCTCAGGGACAAGATACGGGAATTCGAGAAGAAGACAAAGAACGGGCAGAACACAAAATGA
- the ilvE gene encoding branched-chain-amino-acid transaminase, producing the protein MKIYFDGKFVDKTRAHISVFDHGLLYGDGVFEGIRSYDCLVFRLKEHIDRLYRSADAIELSIPMTKKEMSDAVVRTLKANRLRDAYVRLVITRGVGDLGLDPRKCKRPTIFIITDKIALYPREFYKNGLTIITAATRRNLPQALNPKIKSLNYLNNILAKIDAIKAGTEEAIMLTADDYVAECTGDNIFIVRKGELITPLVDIGALEGITRDAVIILARKADMKVRERLLKMEEVYSADEVFLTGTAAEIVPVVRIDKRTIGNGRPGDITLRLLERFKKMTKSDGVKYKI; encoded by the coding sequence GTGAAGATATATTTCGACGGGAAGTTTGTGGATAAGACCAGGGCGCATATCTCTGTTTTCGATCATGGCCTTTTATACGGGGACGGTGTCTTCGAGGGGATACGGTCATATGACTGTCTCGTCTTTCGCCTCAAAGAGCACATTGACCGGCTGTACAGATCGGCCGACGCTATAGAGCTCAGCATACCCATGACCAAGAAGGAGATGAGCGACGCGGTCGTCAGGACGCTCAAGGCCAACAGGCTGAGGGACGCATATGTGCGCCTTGTCATCACCAGGGGTGTCGGGGACCTGGGGCTCGACCCGCGCAAATGCAAAAGGCCGACGATCTTCATAATAACCGACAAGATAGCCCTGTATCCCCGGGAATTTTATAAGAACGGCCTTACGATAATCACGGCGGCAACGAGGAGGAACCTCCCGCAGGCGCTGAACCCGAAGATAAAATCGCTGAACTACCTCAACAATATCCTGGCCAAGATCGACGCGATAAAGGCGGGCACCGAAGAGGCGATCATGCTGACAGCGGACGATTATGTCGCGGAGTGCACGGGGGATAATATCTTTATCGTGCGCAAGGGCGAGCTCATCACGCCCCTGGTGGACATAGGGGCGCTCGAAGGGATCACGAGAGACGCGGTCATAATCCTTGCCAGGAAGGCGGATATGAAGGTCCGCGAGAGGCTCCTGAAGATGGAGGAGGTCTATTCGGCCGACGAGGTCTTCCTCACCGGCACGGCCGCGGAGATAGTCCCGGTGGTCAGGATAGATAAACGCACTATCGGCAACGGCAGGCCCGGCGACATCACGTTACGTCTTCTGGAGAGGTTCAAAAAGATGACGAAGAGCGACGGGGTTAAGTACAAAATCTAA
- a CDS encoding ABC transporter ATP-binding protein, whose amino-acid sequence MNDVIIRGEGLHKLYQGPARKTVRAIDGVDIAIERGGSVAIVGPSGAGKSTLLHLIAGLDRPTSGRVLLSGKDIYAMSDRERALSRGERIGLVFQFYHLLPEFTALENVMMPALMRVKGSAFAKASADRQGSRVREIKRRARELLGLSGLDHRANHRPGELSGGESQRIAIARALINEPELLLCDEPTGNLDSKTSGSIYEVLFDLKTKIGMTLVIVTHDEKISSRIRSVIRLKDGKIVQ is encoded by the coding sequence ATGAATGATGTGATCATAAGAGGAGAAGGGCTGCACAAATTGTACCAGGGTCCCGCCAGGAAGACGGTCAGGGCTATCGACGGGGTAGATATCGCGATAGAGAGGGGCGGGTCCGTGGCCATCGTCGGTCCGTCCGGGGCAGGAAAGTCGACGCTTCTGCACCTTATCGCCGGTCTTGACAGGCCCACTTCAGGCAGGGTCCTTTTGAGCGGGAAAGACATATATGCGATGAGCGACAGGGAGAGGGCGCTTTCCCGGGGCGAGAGGATAGGCCTCGTCTTCCAATTCTACCATCTCCTCCCGGAATTCACCGCGCTGGAGAACGTGATGATGCCGGCGTTGATGAGGGTCAAAGGGTCCGCCTTCGCCAAGGCTTCGGCGGACAGGCAAGGGTCAAGGGTCAGGGAAATAAAGAGAAGAGCGAGGGAATTACTCGGCCTGTCGGGCCTGGACCACAGGGCAAACCACAGGCCGGGAGAGCTTTCCGGAGGGGAATCGCAGAGGATAGCTATCGCAAGGGCGCTCATAAACGAGCCCGAACTCCTGCTGTGCGACGAACCGACCGGGAACCTCGATTCGAAGACGAGCGGTTCGATCTATGAAGTCCTATTCGACCTGAAGACGAAGATCGGTATGACCCTGGTGATAGTGACCCATGACGAGAAGATATCGTCGCGGATACGTTCCGTGATACGCCTCAAAGACGGCAAGATCGTTCAATAA